The genomic stretch CCTGCGTGGCTCACACGGCCGCGACGGCCGTTGGTGGCGAAGAACAGCAGGTCACCCGGCTCGAGGTTGCCGCGCGAGACTTGCGGGGCATCCACGTTGATCATTTCGCGGGTGGAGCGTGGCAGGTTCATGCCGGCCTCTTCGCGGAAGAGGTAGCCGATGAAACCGCTGCAATCGAAGCCGGCTTCGGAGGTGCCGCCGAAACGGTAACGGGTACCGATCAGGGACATGCCGCGCTCAAGGATGCTGTCGGCCAGGACCGGCAGTTGGTAAGGCTTCTTGCCGTTGAAGTCGGCCAGTTCCTTTTCGGTGTCCAGCTCTTCCTGGTAAATGACGGAAGACTGAGCGGTAGCGGAATTCTTGTACTGCTGTTGCTGCTCTTGAACAGGTGAATGAGCAGCGCAACCGAACAGCAGGGTGACGAGTGCGAGAGGCACGAGGGGTGCGAAGCGCTTTAGCATGGGCACGACCGTGGCTGAAGTTGTAAAGAAGCCGAGACTATGCCCGCTATCGGCCTCATTTGCAAATTCAATCGATCTTTTTGTGACTTCCCGGTTTCTCGTTTACATCTAAGCGCTTAAGCCTATTTGAATCGATACGCAGCCTGAGCAGCGCTCAGGAAAGCGGGTTTTCTGGCGCCTGAAATCTGCCGAACCGGGCTGAAAGCCGCGGCCTTGAAGGCTTTCACCAGCCCAGGGTTTCTTTCAGGAAAGGGATGGTCAACTTGCGCTGGGCCTGCAGCGAAGCCTGGTCGAGCTGCTCCAGCAGGTCGAACAGCGCGCTCATGCTGCGGGTGCCCCGGGTCAGGATGAAATGGCCGACTTCGTCGGTCAGGTGCAGGCCACGGCGGGATGCGCGCAATTGCAATGCACGCAGCTTGTCTTCATCGGAAAGGGGGCGCATCTGGAACACCAGCGCCAGGGTCAGGCGGGATTTCAGGTCGGCCAGCTTCACCGGCAGTTCGCGAGGAGACGTCGAGGCGGCGATCAACAAGCGCCGGCCGCTGTCGCGCAGGCGGTTGAACAGGTGAAACAGCGCCTCTTCCCAGTCCGCCTTGCCCGCCACCGCTTGCAGGTCGTCCAGACAAACCAGTTCGTACTGCTCAAGGTGATCGAGGATCTCGATGCCGCGGTCCATCAGCTCCGCCAGCGGCAGGTAGACCGCCGGCTCCCCCATCTGCTCGAAACGCAGGCAGGCGGCCTGCAACAGATGCGTACGCCCTACCCCATGCTTGCCCCACAGATAGATCAGGCTTTCGGTCCAACCGGCGTCGGCTTCGCAGAGGCGCTCGACATAGCCGAGTGCAGCGGCATTGGCGCCTGGGTAGTAGTTGATGAAGGTGGCGTCGTCACGCAGACGCACACCTAGGGGCAGCTGAATCGGTTTCATGCTGACTGAACGGTCCCCGAGGAACCATTAGTGACCTCTGTGTAAAGTGTGCGAAGTTTATACCCGTGAAGCGGAGCGCACAATCCGACAGACCCCAAGCAAAATCAAAGGTTTGCGTTAACACCTTGGTTTCATGGCAGTTTCTCTGGCGGCTGCGCCTGCATGAGCCGGGCCAACCCGGCGATCCGCCGGGCAGCCCGCCGCTCGCGTCACAATTCAGGTTCGTCCACGCCGCTGTAGATCTCCGAGTCCTTGTACAGGTCATGGACATGCCGCACCAGCACCATGATCACCGCCGCCACCGGCAACGCCAGGAGCACGCCGGTGAAGCCGAACAGCTCGCCGCCGGCCAGGATCGCAAAGATCACCGCCACCGGATGCAGGCCGATCCGGTCCCCCACCAGCAACGGCGTCAGCACCATCCCTTCCAGCGCCTGCCCGACCATGAACACCGCGACGATCCCGATCATCGGATACAGCTCGCCGCCGAACTGGAACAGCCCGGCGATCAACGCCGAACCGATGCCGATCACGAAGCCCATGTACGGCACGATCGCCGCCAGCCCCGCAATCAGGCCGATCAACAGGCCCAGCTCCAGGCCGACGATCATCAGGCCCGCCGCGTAGATCACGCCCAACGCCACCATCACCAGCAACTGACCGCGCACGAACGCGCCCAGCACCTCATGACACTCGCCGGCCAGGGCCACCATGCGCTCCTCCCGGTCACGGGGCAGCAGGCTGCGGATCTTGGCCATCATCACGTCCCAGTCCCGCAGCAGGTAAAAACTCACCACCGGGATCAGCACCAGGTTCGCCAACCAGCCGATCAACGCCAGGCTCGACGCCGTCGCCTGCGTCAGCACGGCACCGACGATGTCGGTGGTCTGCCCGACGTGCTCACTGATCGCCGCCTTGACCTTGTCGAACTTCCAGAACCCTTCCGCCAGCCCCAGCTTCGCCTGCGCCCACGGCAAAGCGGTGTGCTGCAGCCAGTCGAGCATCTGCGGCGCCAGCTCATACAGGCGCAACAGTTGCCTGGCCAGCATCGGCACCAGCACCAGCAACAGCGTGGTCACGATCAAGGTAAAGAGCGCGAACACCGCGATCACGCCCCAGGTGCGGGACAGCCCGATCCGCTCCAGACGGTCCACCAGCGGGTCGAACAGGTACGCGAGCAGCAATGCCACCAGGAACGGCGTAAGGATCGGGTGCAGCAACCAGACGAACGCACACAACAGGGCCACCCCGCCCAACCAGAACCAACGCCGCGTATCGGCCATGTAAAACTCCATTGCTTTTATATAGGAAAGAACGACTTACCAGCGAAACCGCAGGGCCGGAACCGCCGGGGCCGCCGCCGGAACGGGAGCCGCGCCCGGCACCGTCGGCTGGGGAGCCGCCGCAGGCGTCGGCGCCTCGGCCGGCAGCTCCTGCAGCTTCGCCAGCGCCAGTTGCGCACGCAGCTGATCGGCGCTGCCGTTGACCCGGTACACGATGCGATCGGCATCGACACTCTGCAGGCGCACGCCAAACGGTTCGAGCAAGCGCATCAGGGCGGCGTAATGCTCAAGGTTCATGCCCTGCACGTCCACGGTCTGCTGGCCCGACGCCCCGGGCCTGGCAACGAAGCGCGGCGCCAACCGCCCGGCGACCGCCAGCATGACCGCATCGGCCACCGCCGCCTGATCGGCGCCCTGCACGCTGCCCGCCTCCTTTTGGTCGCCGAGCCACAAGTGCCATTTGGCTTGCCACTGGCCGCCCTCCTCGCGGGCATGCACCGCCAGCAAGGCGTCGGCGCCGTAGCGCTCCGACGCGCCGCGCAACGGCGCCGGGTCGGTGCCCTCCAGGGTCGGCGCGGTGGCCACCAGCTGTTCGCTCAGATCCGCCAGCGGCAAGCGCAGCGGCAGGCCGCGGTGCTGGGCCGCCCGGCGCAACGGCGCGGCACTGGCCTGGCCGTCGCCCACCAGGCTCGAACCTTCGGCGGAATCGTTCAGCCACCAGCCCAGGATCGAAGGGCGGTTGGCGCCCCACAACGACAGGCCCGCACGGCGCAACGCCTGCTCTGTGGTGCCCGGGTCGAAATCGACTTTCAGCACCTCCGGCGGCCCCGCGTCGAAACCGTACTGGCTGATGATCTGCTGCGGATCCTTGCGGATCGCCGCCAGCCCCGGATTCTGCGGTGCCTTCGGATCCCCCGTCAGGCGCAGCACGAGGGTGTCCAGCGCCGCCTGCGTGGCGCGGTCGCGCTCCTCGGGCGCCTGACCGCTGACCGGCTCGCGCACCTGATACAGGCCTTTGAGGTTTTCGGCGTGGCTCGCCAGGCTGACCAGAGACAGACAGCCCACAAACAGCAATTTGCAAAGACGCATGGAGAATTCCCGTCGACAAGAGCGGCTGGAACAGGCCGCGTGAACCGGCCAGAGCAAGCCTGTGACCACAGGCCGCCGCAAAACATTCACACGCTGGCGGTAAGTTTTTGCACAGCCCTAACGATAGACGGTTCCCTTATACAGGCAGCGGCGCGCTCACCGACCATTCAATTGCAATTTTTTTCAGGCGATATGCCCCTGCCCGTCGGCGCGAGGATGGCCGCTGCCCCTCAAGCCTGATAAAATCGCGCGCCTTCGCAGACCGGCAACAGCCGGGCCACCCGAATGACGCGTGAGGCATCCGCCCCACCGGTTTCGGTGTCCCGCAGAAATCGGTCGTTACCCAGAAATCCCTCCCTTACAAAGGCCTGGATCATGAGCAAGCAACCCTCCCTGAGCTACAAGGACGCCGGTGTAGACATCGACGCCGGTGAAGCATTGGTCGAACGCATCAAGAGCGTCGCCAAGCGCACGGCGCGCCCGGAAGTCATGGGAGGCCTGGGCGGCTTCGGCGCCCTCTGCGAAATCCCGGCCGGCTACAAACAGCCTGTGCTGGTGTCCGGCACCGACGGCGTCGGCACCAAGCTGCGCCTGGCGCTGAACCTGAACAAGCACGACAGCATCGGCCAGGATCTGGTCGCCATGTGCGTCAACGACCTGGTGGTGTGCGGCGCCGAGCCGCTGTTCTTCCTCGACTACTACGCCACCGGCAAACTGAACGTCGACGTGGCCGCCACCGTAGTCACCGGCATTGGTGCAGGTTGCGAACTGGCTGGCTGCTCGCTGGTTGGCGGCGAAACCGCTGAAATGCCTGGCATGTACGAAGGGGAAGACTATGACCTGGCCGGTTTCTGTGTCGGCGTCGTGGAAAAAGCGGAAATCATCGACGGCTCGAAAGTCGCCACCGGTGACGCCCTGATCGCCCTGCCGTCGTCCGGCCCGCACTCCAACGGCTACTCGCTGATCCGCAAGATCATCGAAGTGTCCGGCGCCGACATCGAAACCGTTCAGCTCGACGGCAAACCGCTGACCGACCTGCTGATGGCCCCGACCCGCATCTACGTCAAGCCGCTGCTCAAGCTGATCAAGGACACCGGCGCCGTCAAGGCCATGGCCCACATCACCGGCGGCGGCCTGCTGGACAACATCCCGCGCGTGCTGCCAAAAGGCGCCCAGGCCGTGGTCGACGTGGCGAGCTGGACCCGCCCTGCGGTGTTCGACTGGCTGCAAGAGAAAGGCAACGTCGACGAGACCGAAATGCACCGCGTGCTGAACTGCGGCGTGGGCATGGTGATCTGCGTGGCGCAGGAGCACGTTGAATCGGCCCTGAACGTCCTGCGCGAAGCCGGCGAGCAGCCTTGGGTCATCGGCCAGATCGCCGCGGCCGCCGAAGGCGCCGCCCAGGTCGAACTGAAGAACCTCAAGGCTCACTGATGCCGAGCACCTGTGATGTCGTGGTGCTGCTGTCCGGCACCGGCAGTAACTTGCAGGCCCTGATCGACAGCACGCGGACCGGCGACAGCCCGGTCCGCATCGCTGCGGTGATCTCCAACCGCGCCGACGCCTACGGCCTGCAACGCGCCAGGGACGCGGGCATCGAAACCCGCTCCCTGGACCACAAGGCCTTCGAAGGCCGCGAAGCCTTCGATGCCGCCCTGATCGAACTGATCGACGAATTCAATCCCGGACTCGTGGTGCTGGCCGGCTTCATGCGCATCCTCAGCGCAGGGTTCGTGCGCCACTACCAGGGTCGCCTGCTCAACATCCATCCGTCGCTGCTGCCCAAGTACAAGGGGCTGCATACCCATCAGCGCGCGCTGGAGGCCGGCGACGCCGAACACGGCTGCTCCGTGCACTTCGTCACCGAGGAACTCGATGGCGGGCCTCTGGTCGTACAGGCAGTGATACCGGTAGAGTTGCACGATTCGCCGCAGAGCCTGGCGCAGCGGGTCCACGTTCAGGAACACCTGATCTACCCGATGGCCGTGCGCTGGTTTGCCGAAGGACGGCTGGCCCTTGGCGAACAAGGTGCTTTACTGGATGGCCAGGCACTCGCGGCCACCGGCCACTTGATTCGAAACTAGGAGATTTTATGCGTCGCGCCCTGCTCTTCGCTTGCGCTCTGCTCGCCCTGCCTCTGGCACAGGCGGCAGACCTTCAACCGTTCTCCGCCAGCTACACCGCCGACTGGAAGCAGCTGCCCATGAGCGGCACCGCCGAACGCAGCCTGACCAAGGAAGCCAACGGCGCCTGGAAACTCAGCTTCAAGGCGTCGATGATGATCGCCAGCCTGTCCGAGGAAAGCACCCTGACCCTGGACAAGGACACGCTGCTGCCGCAGTCCTACCACTTCGAGCGCGGCGGCCTGGGCAAGGCGAAAAAGGCTGACCTGGACTTCGACTGGGCCAACAAGCTCGTCACCGGCACCGACCGCGGCGACGCGGTGAAGATCCCGCTGAACCGCGGCATGGTCGACAAGTCGACCTATCAGCTGGCGCTGCAGCATGACGTGGCCGCCGGCAAGAAGACCATGAGCTATCAGGTGGTCGACGGCGGCGAAGTCGACACCTACGACTTCCGCGTACTGGGCTCGGAGAAGGTCGAGACCAAGGCCGGCCAGATCGACGCGATCAAGGTCGAACGCGTGCGCGATCCGACGCAGAGCAAGCGCATCACCGTGCTCTGGTTCGCCAAGGACTGGGATTACCTGCTGGTTCGCCTGCAACAGGTCGAAACCGACGGCAAGGAGTACAACATCATGCTCCTGGACGGCACCGTCAACGGCAAGACCGTCAAAGGCAGCTGATCCGCCGTCACCCCGAAAGCCCCGCAAACGCGGGGCTTTTCTTTGCCCGGACGATTCACACCGAGAACTTGGCCACCATGTTATTCAGGTCCACCGCCAGCCGCGACAGCTCCTGGCTGGCGGCACTGGTCTGGTTGGCCCCGGCCGAGGTCTGCATCGCCAGGTCGCGGATGTTCATCAGGTTGCGGTCGACTTCCCGCGCCACCGCCGCCTGCTGCTCCGACGCGCTGGCAATCACCAGATTGCGCTCGTTGATCCGGGTGAACGCCGAGGCGATCTCCTCCAGCGCGGAGCCGGCGGCCTTGGCCAGCTCCAGGGTCGAACGGGCGCGCAGGTTGCTTTGTTGCATCGAACTGACCGCCGCATCCGTGCCCTGCTGAATGCCGCCGATCATCTGCTCGATCTCCTGGGTCGACTGCTGGGTACGATGGGCCAGCGCCCGCACCTCATCCGCCACCACCGCAAAGCCGCGCCCGGCATCGCCGGCCCGGGCGGCCTCGATGGCCGCGTTCAGCGCCAGCAGGTTGGTCTGCTCGGCGATCGAGCGGATCACATCCAGCACCTTGCTGATGCTGTAGACCTGCTGGGCCAGGTCTTCCACCTGAGTCGCATTGGCCGTGACGTCCTCGGCCAGGGACTCGATGGAAGACACCGTCTGCTGCACCTGCTCGCGGCCGTGCTGGGCAATGCGATCAGACTCCCGCGACGCCTCGGACGTGGCCACGGCGTTGCTGGCCACCTCCTCGACGGCCGCTGTCATCTGGTTCACCGCCGTGGCGGCCTGCTCGATCTCCAGGCTCTGCTGATGCAGACCGCGGGTGGCGTCTTCGGTCACGCAGCTCAGTTCTTCCGAGGCCGACGCCAACTGACTGGAGGATTCGGAAATGCGCCGGATCGTGTCGCGCAGGCTGTGCTGCATGCTGCGCAGCGCGTGCAGCAGCCGCGCCGGCTCGTCCTTGCCGGACACATTGATGTCGCCGGTCAGGTCGCCGCCCGCCACCACCTCAGCGACGTTCAGCGATTGCGAAAGCGGCAGCACAATGCTGCGGGTCAGCAGCAGCGCCAGCGCAACGGTGATCAACGCGGTGATGCCGATCATCACGCCGACCCACACCCGTGAATTGATGAACACCAGCCGCGCCGCCTCGGTGGCGAGGTTGGCGTTGTGTTTGTTCAGCTCGACCAGCTCTTTGAGGGTGACGGCGATATCGTCCGCCAACGGGCTCATCTGGCCATTGAGGATGGCCGCCGCCTCTTCTACCTTGTTCTGCGCGGACAGCGCCATCACCTGCGCCTGGAACTCCAGGTACTTGTGCTCGGCGACCTTGAACCGGTCGAACAGCGCCCGCTCCTCCCGCAAGACGATCAGGGCGTCGTAGCGCTGCTGGGCCTCGCTCAGCACGCCGCGCAGCTCGTTGAGCTTGCTGACGTTCTGCGCCAGCGCCTGCGGGTCGCGGTTGAGCAGCAAACGCATGGTCAGCGCCCGCAGGCGCAGCATGTCCTGGCTCATCTCGCCGACCGCCATCACGCTGGGCAGCCAATTGTTGTCGACCTCGTCGGACTGGGCGCGCATGTTCGACATCTGCAGCAGGGCGAACGCCCCGAGCGCAAACACCATCAGCGCCAGCACCCCGAAACCGAGGCCGGCCCGGGGGGCGATATTGAGGCTACGGATACTCATTGCTCTGGTTCCTTCCAAAAGCGCTGCATCAACCCTGCAGCTGGCTGCTTTAGAAGGTATCGGCCCGGCGGAAATTTGCGTAAGACGAAAAAGTGATATCAAAAGGCCTTGATACTTCGAACCCTCGGCATGAACGATTCAGCGATGGTTGCCCGGACTTCAGCTCCGTTCGCCGCACGTTCACCATAGGAATGCCCAAACGGCGTCTTCGCCACCTTGCGCGACGCGCAATAAAGTGGAACGCCGACTCAGCACACATGTTCTATACCTGCGAGGTTCTTTTTGATCGAATGGCTTTCCCACCGCTTGCGAGGTTCCCATGACCGTCACCGTCAATACCGTCTGCGCCGAAGGTTTTCGCCACACCGTCCAGATCGATGACCACGAAATGTTCACCGATGCGCCCGCAAGCGTCGGCGGCGAAGGCTCCGCTCCGGAGCCCCACGATTACTTCGACGCCGCCCTCGGCGCCTGCAAGGCCCTGACCCTGAAGCTGTACGCCAAGAAAAAGGACATTCCGCTGACCGGCGTCGGCGTCGAAGTCAAACGCGACAACAGCCAGGAGCAGAAAGGCAAGTACGCCCTGCATGTCACCCTCACCCTCAAGGGCGTGCTCACCGATGCCCAGCGCGAGGAACTGCTGCGGGTCGCCGACCGCTGCCCGATCCACAAGCTGATGACCACCAGCGAAGTCAGCATCGAAACCCACGCGCCGCAAGGCTTCGACAGCCAATGATCCTCCCGGGTGCGCGGCGGGTTATGCTCTTCGCGTCACCCGCCCAGCCTGGAACGCACCATGGACAAGCAACCCCTGATCATCCGCCCGCGCGCCGAAGACGTCGAAGGGCAGCCGATCCTGCGCCCGCTGCCGTCGGCCAAATGCCGCAGCGTCGGGCCTTTCGTGTTTTTCGACCACATGCTCGAGACCGTCTACCCGGCCGGCAAGGGCATGAACATCCGCCAGCATCCGCACATCGGCCTGTCGACCCTCACCTATTTGTTCGAAGGCCAGATCCGGCACAAGGACAGTCTGGGCTCCGATCAGGTGGTCAGCGCCGGCGACGTCAGCTGGATGACCGCCGGCAGCGCCATCGCCCATGTCGAGCGCACGCCTGCGCCGCTGTGGGAGCAAAGCTTCAGGATGCATGGACTGCAGATCTGGCTGGCCTCGCCCAAGGACCGCGAACAGGGGCCGGGACACTACAGCCACCACCCGGCGGCGACGCTGCCGGTCAGCGACAGCCTGGGTGTGCAGATCCGCATGATCGCAGGCTCAGGCTTCTGCCTCGAATCGCCGGTGCCGGTGCTGTCGCCGACGCTGTACGCGGAACTGAAGATGCAGACCGCGACCACGCTGTTGATCCCCACCGAACACGAGGAGCGAGCGGTGTACGTCCTCAGCGGCGATGTGCAGCTCAACGGTGAAACCCTCGAGCCCCATGCGCTGGCGGTGTTGCCGCCCGGCGAGGAAATGAGCCTGTTCGCCGACAGCGACGCCCATGCCGTGGTGTTCGGCGGCGCACCGCTGGACGGGCCTCGGCGGATCAACTGGAACTTCGTCGCCAGCGACCCGGCGGCGATCGACGAGGCTCGGCGCAAGTGGGCGGCCGGGGATTGGCCGACGGTGCCGGGGGAAGTCGAACGGATCGAATTGCCGTAGGTTTGCGTCGCTTGCGGATCCGTCTTCGCGGGCAAGCCCGCTCCCACAGTAGCCGGCGCAGCGCACAAAACCGTGGGCGCCAGCCTGCCGGCGATGGTATCAGCGGGAGCGCCGCCGACGCGGGACAAGACAGTTGCTCCCGCATCGGATAGGCGTCGTGCACAAATCCTGTGGGAGCGAGCCTGCCCGCGATGAAGCCCCGGCAGGCTCCGGCCCGGTCAGCCCTTGAACACTTCTTCCAGCAAGTCATGCATCGACTTGAACGCCCGCGCAGCGGTCTTGGCGTCGTACATCATCTTGCCCGGCACATTGGCGTGCGGGTCGGTGAACGAATGCACCGCGCCGCCATAGCTCAGCAACTGCCAGTCCACGCCTGCCGCGTTCATTTCTTCCTCGAACGCCGGCAACTGCTCCTTCGGCACCAGCGGGTCGCTAGCCCCGTGCAGCACCAGGACCGAGCCCTTGATGTTGTTCGCGTCCGCCGGGTTCGGCGAATCCAGCGTGCCGTGGAACGACACCGCCGCCTTCACCGGCGCGCCGGTGCGGGCCAGGTCCAGTGCGCAGCAACCGCCGAAGCAGAAGCCGAACACCGCCAGCTTCGAAGTCTCCACCGCCGCTTCGCCCTGCTTCTGCAACTGTTCAAAGGCTGCCTGCAGACGCTTGCGCAGCAAGGCCCGGTCGTTCTTCAGCGGCATCATCGCTGCGCCGGCCTGGTCGGCGTTCTGCGGACGCACGGCCTGCCCGTAGACGTCGGCGATCAGCACCACATAGCCCTTGGCCGCCACCGACTTGGCGATCTCTTCGGCCCCGGCGCTGACGCCCATCCAGTTCGGTGCCATCAACAGGCCCGGACGGGCACCCTTGTGTTCGGCGTCGAACGCCAGCCGGCCTTCATAAGCCTGGCCGTCAATCTGATAGACCACGGAACGCACAGTGATTTGGCTCATTTCTGACTCCTGATGATTAAACGCCGGAAAGAAAAAACCCGCCGAAGCGGGTTTATTCAGGTTGGGGTCAAGCCGACAGCTCAACCAGCAGCTTGTTCAGACGGCGCACGTAGGCGGCCGGGTCTTTCAGGCTGTCGCCGGCGGCCAGGGCCGCCTGGTCGAAGAGGATGTGCGACAGGTCGCCGAAACGCTCCTCGCTGGCCTCGCTGTCGAGCTTCTCGATCAACGGATGGTTCGGGTTGAATTCGAAGATCGGCTTGGAATCCGGCACCTTCTGCCCGCTCGCCTCGAGGATCTGGCGCATCTGCAGGCCCAGGTCCTGTTCGCCGATGGCCAGGATCGCCGGCGAATCGGTCAGGCGATGGGATACGCGGACTTCGGCCACGGACTCGCCCAAGGCGGTCTTGAGGCGCTCGACCAGGCCTTCCTTCGACTTGGCGACTTCTTCTGCGGCCTTCTTGTCCTCTTCCGAGTCCAGGTTGCCCAGGTCCAGGTCACCCCGGGCCACGTCGACAAAGCCCTTGCCGTCGAACTCGCTGAGGTAGCTCATCAGCCACTCGTCGATGCGGTCGGTCAGCAGCAGCACTTCGATGCCTTTCTTGCGGAAGACTTCCAGGTGCGGGCTGTTCTTGACCTGCGCATAGGACTCGCCGGTGAGGTAGTAGATCTTGTCCTGGCCTTCCTTGGCGCGGGCCAGGTAGTCGGCCAGGCCGACGATCTGCTCGTCGTCGCCGTTGGTCGAAGCGAAGCGCAGCAGGCCGGCGATCTTTTCCTTGTTGGCGAAGTCTTCGGCCGGGCCTTCCTTCATGACCTGGCCGAAGTTCTTCCAGAAGCCCTTGTATTGCTCAGGCTCGTTCTTCGCCAGCTTCTCCAGCATGTCCAGCACGCGCTTGGTCAGCGCGGACTTCATCGAGTCGATGATCGGGTCTTTCTGCAGGATTTCCCGCGACACGTTCAGCGACAGGTCGTTGGAGTCGACCACGCCCTTGATGAAGCGCAGGTACAGCGGCAGGAACGATTCGGCCTGATCCATCACGAACACGCGCTGGACGTACAGCTTCAGGCCCTTCGGCGCTTCACGCTGGTACAGGTCGAACGGCGCGCGGGCCGGCACGTACAGCAGCGAGCTGTATTCCAGCTTGCCTTCGACCTTGTTGTGGCTCCAGCTCAGCGGGTTTTCGAAGTCGTGGGCGATGTGCTTGTAGAACTCCTGGTATTCCTCGTCCTTGATCTCGGTACGGGGACGGGTCCACAGGGCGCTCGCGCGGTTGACGGTTTCCCACTCCAGCGCCGGCTTCTCTTCGCCTTCGGCGGCGGGAGCCTCTTTCGGCACCTCGATCGGCAGCGCGATGTGGTCGGAGTACTTCTTGATGATGTTGCGCAGGCGCCAGCCGTCGGCGAACTCGTCTTCACCGGACTTCAGGTGCAGGACGATGCGGGTGCCGCGCTCGGCCTTGTCGAGGGTGGCGACTTCGAACTCGCCCTCGCCCTGCGACGACCAGTGCACGCCTTCGCTGGCGGGGGTGCCGGCGCGGCGGCTGTACACGTCGACCTTGTCGGCGACGATGAACGCCGAGTAGAAACCGACGCCGAACTGACCGATCAGGTGCGAGTCCTTCTTCTGGTCGCCGGTGAGGTTCTTCATGAAATCGGCGGTGCCCGACTTGGCGATGGTGCCCAGGTGGGTGATCACGTCGTCGCGGTTCATGCCGATGCCGTTGTCTTCGAGGGTGACGGTCTTGGCGTCCTTGTCGAAGCTCACGCGGATTTTCAGGTCGGCGCCGCCTTCGAGCAGCTCAGGCTTGGCCAGCGCTTCGAAGCGCAGCTTGTCCACGGCGTCGGAGGCGTTCGAGATCAATTCGCGCAGGAAGATTTCCTTGTTGGAATACAGCGAATGGATCATGAGGTGCAGCAGCTGCTTTACCTCGGTCTGGAAGCCCAGGGTTTCCTTTTGAGTTTCCACACTCATGGTCATCAAACTCCAATCAGATGGCATTGGCCGCGACCTTGCCGGTCGGCGGCGGGTTGTTCTCTGAGTTGGGGACGCGTGTCAGGATTTCAAGGGGTCATCGATCTTGAAGTGCGCGCGGGCCGTGGCGATCGGTTCGCCTTCGGTGGTCTGCCAGGCCGTGACGGCCACGTTCGCCACCCGCCGGCCCTGGCGGCAGACCTGACATTTGGCCCAGGTGTCGCGAAACTGCCCGGCGCGCAGATAGTCGAGGGAGAAATCGATGATCTTCGGCACACCGGGCGCCCCGGTGAAAATCAGCAGGTGCAGGGCGGCGGCCAGCTCCATGAACCCGGCGATCACCCCGCCATGGATCGCCGGCAACAGTGGGTTGCCGATGTTGTCCTTGTTGGCCGGCAGCCGGAACAGCAGTTCGTCGCCGACCCGGGAACATTCGACGCCGATCAGCCCGGCATACGGGATCAGCTTCAGCAGGGGCGCGTAGTCGCCCTGCGCGTGGGCCTGCTCCAGTCGCCGCTTGAGGTCGCTCATTGCCCCTCCCCCTTGATCTTGCCGCCGAAGCCCTGGGTGCCCTTGAGTCCCTTGCCCATGCGCATGAAGGTGCCGACGACGTGGGCGATCGGCTGTTCCGGGTCGTCCTGGTAGGCGAAGCCACGGGCGAAGATCACGTCCGTGGTGACCCGGTAGCATTGCGCAAAGCCATAGACATCCTTGTGCGGCTGCGCGGCGTGCATGTAGTCGATCCGCAGGTCGAGGGTCGGGCACACCTCGAATTCCGGCAGCACGCACAGCGTGGCCATGCCGCACGCGGTATCCATCAGCGACGTCAGGGCGCCGCCATGGATGACGCCGGTCTGCGGGTTGCCGACGATGCTTGCGCTGTACGGCAAGACCACCGTCAGGCCTTCGCTGTCGGCGCTGTGCACGCGCAGCCCCAACACCTGACAGTGGCGCAGGGCCGAGAGAAATCTTGTCGCTCGCTCGAAAACGGGGTTTTCGCCCATGGGATAAATGCTCTCGTCAGTGCCTGTCGCCAGTATTGGAAAGAACAGGAAAAGTTCCTTCTCATAACAAACTTATATATCTATGGAAAATGA from Pseudomonas ekonensis encodes the following:
- a CDS encoding PaaI family thioesterase, which encodes MSDLKRRLEQAHAQGDYAPLLKLIPYAGLIGVECSRVGDELLFRLPANKDNIGNPLLPAIHGGVIAGFMELAAALHLLIFTGAPGVPKIIDFSLDYLRAGQFRDTWAKCQVCRQGRRVANVAVTAWQTTEGEPIATARAHFKIDDPLKS
- a CDS encoding PaaI family thioesterase, translating into MGENPVFERATRFLSALRHCQVLGLRVHSADSEGLTVVLPYSASIVGNPQTGVIHGGALTSLMDTACGMATLCVLPEFEVCPTLDLRIDYMHAAQPHKDVYGFAQCYRVTTDVIFARGFAYQDDPEQPIAHVVGTFMRMGKGLKGTQGFGGKIKGEGQ